The genomic DNA ACTGCGTTCAGATCCAAAGAAAACAGCTTAACCAACTGTCTAAATTTCTTCTCAGAAATATGGGAACGCTTAACATACTTGTTTCTCATTGTCATACAAGAATTTACAGCCTTTTGTCTTATGCATTCTAGTCATGACCCTTAATAAAATAAATCTTCTGTTCGAGTTAACAACCATTCCGCTCTCTGCCGTATAATCATGTTTTCAATTTCATTATTATTTTCTTGATTAAGCACTTTGTTCACTTTTTTTAAAAATTCATCCTTATCCTGAGATTTCACCGAAACTGTTTCAGCAAATGTAAGTTGAGCAGCTGTATGGAATCCACCAGAAGCTCTATCGGCTTTGAAAAGATAATTTTCAGCAGTTCTTAAGTTCGAAGAATAATTATCAGGCTGGCTCATTGAAAATGATATCATTGC from Candidatus Neomarinimicrobiota bacterium includes the following:
- a CDS encoding IS1595 family transposase; protein product: MTMRNKYVKRSHISEKKFRQLVKLFSLDLNAV